The genomic window GATATCGCTTCCGTATATGTCAAGGATTGATTACCAACTTCCATATGCCAAAAACAACCCTTATTTTGTTGGTGGCGGCTTTTATTGGTGATGATTGGCGCCGGGTATATGAGGCGGCTTTGAAAAAAAATTATCGCTTTTTAAGTTATGGCGATTCTTCTTTGTTGATGCCGGAGTCTTTTCAATAGTTTAACACAAGACCGATGGGTGAAAATCTATTTATCAAAGGATTAAAACAAGGGGTAAAGACGACTGCTTTCGTTTCGAAAATAGTCTTGATTATCGGCTGGCGCGCTGCAGCACTTGCCCTGCTGGGGCTGGTTATTAACTTCTCGCTTTATGTTTTTAGTGACACAGCTCTTGTATATCTCACAAGCAGCGCACATGTGAGTTTCTTGTGGCGCTTGCTGGGCTACCTGTTTATTCTTTTGTTCTTTTTTCTGTTCCCCATATTTTACCTGTGGGTCTCTTGGGCGTGGGGCATTGCCTATGCTGTTCACTATATCCTTACCAAAAGCATCGAAGGTTTTGTGGATTACTTTGTGGAAAAATTTTTGGATTTTGTATTTAAACACAAAGCCATCAAAGAGAAAATAGAGCACGGGCTCACTCGCAGCCTCTTGTTTGAAACGCTGCCCAATTACTTAGAAAAACTTCCCAATTTGCCGTGGCTTTTGCGCCCGGTAGTGCATTTGCTGATTAAAAAGTTGAACTTGCAAGATGTATTTACTTTGGCAGTGCAGAAAAATGAAGACCAGATAAATAAAGAAGGGATTGCCCAAAAACTGAGCGAGCAAATAAAAGGCAAGTTGCCCGAAGTGATTAAAACTCCGTCCCTCGTGCCTTTCTTCTTTGTTTTAGGGGGCAACCTGTTGCTTTTCGTGACTATTCAACTGATGGTTCTGTAATTCCATGAAATACGATAAATTGAACCGCTATATTCTGATTGGCTATGCTTTGACAGGTAGCCTTCATATCCTTCTCAATGAATATGAGAACGTGCACCACCTCACTAAGCCGCTGCTGATGCCTTTGTTGCTCTTATATGCAGTCATGGCTTTGCGCGCATCAGGCACGACGCCACCACTTGCGTTGGTAGTAGCCTTGCTTGCTTCTTTCCTTGGCGACAGCTTTTTGATGTACGAGACACAGCACCCCGCGTATTTTATGGCGGGGCTTGGTAGCTTTTTGTTGGCGCACCTTGCCTATATTTTCCTTTTCATAAAAACCTCAGAACCTGTGCCCCTTGGGATGCGTATAAAAAAACAGTTGGCAATACTGGGAGGATTACTTGTTTATGCAGTGGGCTTATTGTTTGTGCTTTTGCCCAAAGTCGGAGCGCTGAAACTACCACTTATAGTTTATGCTGCTGTCTTGTCTGTGATGTCCATGACCGCTTTCCTGCGTGTAGGGGAGCGTTTTACCGCTCACGGTTTCTTGGTAGCTTTTGGCAGTCTGTTATTTGTAATATCGGATTCTTTATTGGCTGTAAATAAGTTCCTCACACCGCTACCCTATGCGCACGTTTGGATTATGGGCACCTACTTAACTGCTCAATATTGGATAGTAAGGGGAGTTGTGCTGCATGAACAAGAAAAAAGTATGCTAAAAAATGCGAAATAAGTCCCGTTGGCTTGTGTTTAGCAAGATTTTTGCGTAAATTATTTTTGAAAAAGTAGGGCATAACAGTGAAGGTCGTTTTCTCCATATGCACCATCGCAGGCGTTTTGCTTTCGTTC from Thermonema lapsum includes these protein-coding regions:
- a CDS encoding lysoplasmalogenase; translated protein: MKYDKLNRYILIGYALTGSLHILLNEYENVHHLTKPLLMPLLLLYAVMALRASGTTPPLALVVALLASFLGDSFLMYETQHPAYFMAGLGSFLLAHLAYIFLFIKTSEPVPLGMRIKKQLAILGGLLVYAVGLLFVLLPKVGALKLPLIVYAAVLSVMSMTAFLRVGERFTAHGFLVAFGSLLFVISDSLLAVNKFLTPLPYAHVWIMGTYLTAQYWIVRGVVLHEQEKSMLKNAK